One Campylobacterota bacterium DNA window includes the following coding sequences:
- a CDS encoding ParA family protein: MQISVMNFKGGQGKTSIALNLAYTLDFGIVANETYTVLKNHLDDDHLLIATGAVPKDLDDVIYDFGGGITAHMADVLKRSNVVVIPFIVEQANVEVTIEAINSVLALNENIILVPNKIKEDDKDYVAMLDTLKEFGFDHLPIVPLRSSTAMQNIFVEHKTIAQMQSEGGLFGFSYRKVSDDFNNLLNIINTYK, encoded by the coding sequence ATGCAGATCTCAGTCATGAATTTCAAGGGCGGCCAGGGGAAAACCTCGATCGCCCTCAATCTCGCGTACACGCTCGATTTCGGGATCGTGGCGAATGAAACCTATACGGTTTTGAAAAACCATCTCGATGACGATCATCTTCTGATTGCGACCGGTGCGGTTCCCAAGGATCTCGATGATGTTATCTACGATTTCGGGGGAGGAATCACGGCGCACATGGCCGACGTGCTCAAGCGTTCCAACGTCGTCGTCATTCCGTTCATCGTCGAGCAGGCGAACGTAGAAGTGACGATCGAGGCGATCAACTCCGTTTTGGCACTGAACGAGAATATCATCCTCGTTCCGAATAAGATCAAGGAAGACGACAAAGATTATGTGGCGATGCTCGATACGCTCAAAGAGTTTGGATTCGATCATCTGCCGATCGTTCCGCTGCGCTCCTCGACGGCGATGCAAAATATTTTCGTGGAGCACAAGACAATCGCGCAGATGCAGTCAGAAGGCGGGCTGTTCGGGTTCAGTTACCGGAAAGTCTCAGATGATTTTAATAACTTACTTAACATAATCAACACATACAAGTAA